The nucleotide sequence GTTAAACCTTCTCACAGCTTGCCTGAGGGAAACAGAAAAAATATACTTCTGGGAAATTCTTGCATGTTGCGACTGCTTCCAAGTGACACGGCGCGCCGTCATCCTCCCGTTTACACAGCATGACGAGAACAAGAGAAAGGAGGACGGACGTGGGAAACTCCTAAATTTTAAAGGATTACCATTCCTCTCTATATTTATtcgttccctctctttctccctcgctctctgtctccccccattCTTCCAGCTAAATAGGGAAACCCAGCTCATCGTGAACTCAAAAGAATGCAGTCAATCCTGTTGTCACAATTGGACCGATTACTTTGGCCTGTGTCAGATATGAAAGTGAATTTCCTCCTCGGCTGTGTTTCTTCCTGAAGAGAATGGAGGTTTAAACATGAATAAGGACTCCTTGTAAGCCAAGGTTCTCCTGAtgctaggctatataaaaagaaCTGGCATTGTATGTACAAATGTTTTTAAGTAGATCGGTCACATTAAAAAAAATAGATTATTGCTGCAGCTTACTACAATCAGATATTGTATAACTATCAGCCACTTTTACACAACTGCATATTTTATGCTTTGTATACCCCTCAGGCTTTGTTCAAGGTTAGTTTACTCGAACAGTAATAACTGCAGGACGAATCTAAAACTATCAAACGCACAAGCATGTTTTGTCGTAAAGTCCCTGACAAATTAATAGGGATATGATAATTATGCTCTAAGCTCTAGGGTCCACAGCACAGGAATTTCTTACTCcaaaacaacaataatgttGGTTGGATCAACAAGGGGAGGCGCATTTAGAAGGAAACAAGGTATTTGTTTTCGTGCCGTTGACCACAAGTTTGCGGCGCTTAAATGCATGCCACCAATTGTGAAATAAGGATAAAAGAAAGATTAGCTTTTTACGTGCAAACAGTGGCATGCACAGATACGCCATTGTTGCTTTGGAATCTGTTGCGTTTGATGACACAGCATAAGACATGTAATAACAAGTtgtgcttcttttttttatagGAGGAACAGGTTCATCACTTAGCCTACCTGAATTGATGGACAGCTAGCTCTATCGTCAAGAACTGCAGAGTGAACTCAGAAGATTTGGCCTACTGGAATATTGCAAAATGTGTATTTCAATACAGAAGTTTGACTAGTAGGCCTACCTGCTCGCCGTTTTACAATTCGGCTATTTTTCAAAACTGCTGTTTGCTATCTTAATGAAGATAGTTCAAATACGTTCAGCTAATCTCAGTCTGAAGTCTTGAAATAGctgaccaaaaaaaaaagaacagtagcctaatagttactagtaaacaCGTTCTCAACATTTGACAACTCCAAGCAAATGTTCAGAGGAGGCCTACCTCTCGTCGGCGTTGGGTATTTGGTGTGTCGGTGGATCCCACTTCTCAGTCGCAGGCCCAGCAGGATGGCAATAGCTCAGCGGTGAGGACTAGCTAATTATGTCTCAAGTAAGTTTGAGTCTCTTCTCGGTGCAACATTTCCACCTAGTGGTAAAAATTATGCTTCTTGGTTGTTATAACCGCTTCTTCAATCAAATGAGAAAGAGTAAGAAAGTTCACCTCCAGGATTTATCGAATttctaaaaaataaatatttcctATTCACAGCATATTCATTCTGTCGAGTCCAAATTATTATTTAATAAGGTTTTAAATACATTCGTAAGAAAATCTGATCAATCCAACTCACTACTTTCCAAAGTTTTTATAGGGACTatcaaaatgacattttgtAACACTTTTAATCATATAAATTGTGCTTTAATAACAATCCAGACACAACATATTGTTAACATTTATTTCATTCCATATAAAATTTGACACTGGGTATTTCAGGAACCGAGCAGTGACTATGGCAACAGGTAACCAAGTTATTTTTATCCTTGATATATTTAACGAATTGGCTTCATGCACCAGTGGCGCAAAACACTAAAAAATTTTCCTCCATTGTTGAAGACAAACAACATGCCTGCGTTATTTTGAGCTTCCATTGTATGACACCATAGGCATCCCAATTACACCTTTGGAGTTACAATGGCCAAATAACACTGGAGAACACACAGCCGGAGTGCACACAATGTCAAGTGCTTAACATCATTACCCCAAACACTCTGACTAGACTATTATCCACTATCAATGTGCACTAATAACAAAGATGTgtacaaaaaaaagaggaaaaaaaacatgccACGGCAACCGATATTAATGAATAATTTGCGTGTTTAGAAATATATAAGTAAGCATTTCTGTTATTTCTCACTGGGTACTACAGCATTCTGATCTGGCCCTAGCATATGATGAGGCTCCCAATATTGGCACAACAGCAGAGTGGAGGTTAATATCAGTACAGGGATGCCGTCTGAACAGGATTCtgcaccccccaaccccccctacaccccaccccactcacccacccacccccaaccccacccatcTGACAACGTGGCACAACCAACTAAAACTCTAAATGATTACAAAGcagaaacacaaaaaaaaccttTGGAAGAATTCAACAGCAACCAGGCAGACACAGAAGGCATGTCTCTGTGAGCCATCAGCACGTTGCGAAGCAGACAGACGTTTAGTGGTTCGGTCAGCGCGCGGAAGGGATTCACACTCAGGAATACATGGTCAACTGGAGCCACTGGGCAGAGGGCAAAGACAAGGTCACCGTTAGGGAAGGCGCttaatttacattacatttagcagacgctcttatccagagcgacttacagtaagtacagggacattccccccgaggcaagtagggtgaagtgccttgcccaaggacacaacgtaatttggcacggccgggaatcgaactggcaaccttctgattactagcctgattccttaaccgctcagccatctgacctccgCTTAATGACACAAAAATCGAACTAATTCAACATCATGTCGTTGCGTTTATAGCTGCGCATTCACTTATCACCTTAAACCAGTGgttttcaaccctggtccttagGGACCCCCtgttctgcatgttttagatgttttttggctccaacacacctgatttaaatgcatgttcgttactaggcttctacagagctagataacgacccatttatttgaatcaggtgtgttggagcatggaaacatctcaaacatggaggacaggggttccctgaggaccagggttgagaaccactgccttaaaCCAAAGAGGGTGGGGATtgttgaatgaaaaaaaaaacacaacaacaaaaaaactagtAATGAAAGTGGAAGAAAACTAGTAATGAAAGTGGAAGAGGTAAGGGTTCATAGGAGTAAATTGCAACTACAGAACAAAAAGGGGAACAGTTCACAATCAATCAAAAAGAAGCCAAAGTCCCTTTTATTGAAGCTTATTGAGGCTCttcaaaaaaaaagatttaaaggGGATCAAATGTGTAGTGGAGCCCAGACAAGGTTGTATGTGACTGATGGTGTGAGAGAACAGATTTACCTCCTGGACGTTGACCTTGATTGTCCCATTGTTATCCTTGTCCAAGGTCTTGAAGGCACCTGGAAGAGAAGAACATTTATAGTGAATCTACTAGTTCCGTAGGATCGATTTCTTATTTATAGATCAACAATTTATAAACTACATTGTACTACAAACAACCTTGCATAGATCTACATAAAACACACCAAATAATGTATAATaatatattaatttagcagacactttctgCAGTTAAATATAAATGCTGAAAGCCTAGACTTGCCCTCAAGGTGCAGTTGCAATCAAGAAGACTGCTAACCACAATAGGTTAGGAAACTCGATTCTGGGAATTTCAATGAAAAAACGCCTGAACTCTGGTATGGCAAGTCTAGGGATGATGTCTCGTAACCACAGGCAACGACAAGCCTCGACGTGAACCACGGGAGGGGTTCTGGGACTCACAGCACATGGCGTCGAGTCGGACGAGGCAGCCTATGTAGTTGTCAAAGTCCATGTTCCCGTCCTCGCCGCTGTAGCGGCGGATGATCATCTGGAACAGCTGGTCGTTCAGAGGAAAACCTGCGAGGACAAGGACAACAGGTCAAAAACAACGCTACATCCTTAGTTTGGGAAGTTTTGGAATCATTCTCTCAGCCCATTTAAACAGAGTAGCGGACTGATGCATGATTCCATCGAGAAAATCCGAGCACGCATCTTATAAATTGAGTGAACCTTTGAACGAGGACAACAGTCTCCTCATCTGTCAAAATGattctctctcacctgcagcctTGAAAGCAGCCGGCAGTTCGTCAGCTCCAATGACGCCAGAATGGTCAGCGTCATGCGCCTTGTACACACCCTGGAAGACACAAACTTTACTCAGCACGTACACTCCCAGTTTCAATAGACAAAAACATCCATCTGCACTTTTTGGGAACTTGTCGACGGGGAGAGACACTCACCTGCCATTTCTTAATGTTGTTCCAGAGGTGTTTGAACTCGTGGAAGCCGAGCTTGCCAGTGCTGTCGCTCTGCGAAGTGGGTTAGGGACAAAACCGCAACCAGGTGCTCTTCCAGACAGCCTTGACTCAAAACATCCTAAACGGCCCATGGAGGTTCCAGACCGAGCTGTGTTCTCGGAACCTTAACATCATTGATCAGGGACGGGCTACGACAGTACGGTTGTTCCCTGTAGGACCATGGTtccccacaccccaccctctcaccccaccctccccatgTCATTCCACCATGGGTGGGAAGGATACATCCATCACTGCCACCATACTCCTGCAGGACTCAATGCTGAAGCCGTCCGTCTTAAGATCCccatctgggagggagggaaggagagagagggggggagagagagacagcgagagcgagagtgaaTATAATATGGGTATAGTCACACTGCTCATTATCCACTTACACCCTAGCGTCACCCACACCGGGGTTTGAACCCGTGACCTTTGATTTACAAGCGCGACTACTAACCAGCCTCGCCAACAAAAGCTTTTACGGACAGCTATAAAGACATGGCATGAACAGAGCGTGCGAATGACGGCGTCTCACGTTTGGAAATGATTCTGTTGAGGATGTTCATCAGCTCGGGCGCGCTCACCTCCATATCCTGCAGGGAAGGAGCAGAGGCTTAACTTGATGTAGCTTCATCTACGtgattaaagaatgaaagaaacgGCTGACCTACTCACATCGCCAGCCAACTGTTTGAAGACTTTGCGAAACTGTCCCTCTTCATCACTCTCATTATGCTCCGCGTACGCAAGAGGTCTTCGAGGGGGGGGCTGTTTGGGCACAGTCAGTCAGTTAGTTAGCTCCTCTAACACTGCCAGTCAACTAGACACATAACTTTAATCATTGATACAGACATCAGTCTGTgagtgattgagagagagagacagagagaggagagagagagagactcactggGTCTGTTGGCACAAACTGGCCTGGATCGATGTTGCTGCAATGGATAAGCAGGAAGAGAAATTCTACACCGTGTCAAATCTATTTAACTTCTAACTTAACTATAACTTAAAACAGATGAGACATACATCTTTAaaaagttgattaagaagatCAATCCATATTTGTTGAAAAAACAAATCTGAAAGCACTTGAATATCCTTGTCCCTTTAATATTCATGTCCTTACCTTACAACATCTAGAATGCCACCAATTAGTCTTTTGGCCAAAAACATTTTGGGTCAGTCAGGAGTTGAACTGTCAAACGAGATTGTAAAGAAAAACAGCATTGTCATTGTAGTCAAAGCAGGAAGCCTTAGGGCTTTTAGTGCACTGAAACTCGGAATGTAAATGACACACCCACTGTAAACATTTCTCCCGTATACTCGAGTAAAGTATTCTGTACACAAAATACGCCTAGTTTCCTAAGAAGGGAAATACGCTATCTAGGTTTTGGTTTTTAAAAAACTGTCTTTATATATCGGTCTTCGTATTTAAGCACACGTTTGCTCGTCATTGAGAGAGCAATGTGTCAAAGTTGCTTTGCGAGCTATTTTGAGAGGCTAGCCAGCTTTAGCCCATGGCTAAACGACGGTGTGGCCATTTACTAGCCTAACCCATACATACCTAAAACATACACAAAATGCCTGGTATTACGCGAACACTTTACACTAGTCGATTACCCTAAAATATGCTAGTAGCCAGCTCTGGCATGACTGATGAAGGTTTTAGTTAGCCAGCTTTAAATTCCTCAATTAACCCGTGTAGGCGAGAGCTAGTACTGTACGGGAAGcagtgttagcctagctagctaggtgATAGTAGTAGGAAGAATTAAATCCGTAACAACAGCACAAAATAAACATTATAAAATACGACAGTATGAGGTTATTTGACTTACAAAACTGTCCCAGTCTCAGTTGATGAAGTTTAAAGGTCTGATGACCACTCAGGAAGAAAGAGTGTAGATGTCTGACTAAAGTAAGTTTAACCCAACCCTGATGGAATttctgcttaacccttgtgctgccttcgggtcacatgacccaaaggttcataatgaaccatcattgtgtttacccaattttacccaatacaaaaacaaattaaaattattttcttttaacctttgcaatgtggggggtctgagacagcccaacggttaaaagaaaatgcttcactttgtttttgtatgcggtaaagttgtcgcaatacgacggtgggtcacaatgactgatgggtcagaatgacccgaagataacacaagggttaacattgcAGACTTCCACGAATAAGCAGTCTAGCTAGATCCCAGATTTACAGTTTTATCAAGGGCGTGTTCAACTAATTACTTGCAACGTCGTTCAAATCAGTATTACTATTTTACAGTAACTACTAGCAACAGTATACACATCTTATAATTGAGATAATCGTAGCAAATTATTACTTTGTGTAAATTAAGTTATGCAGCTGTAGAAATATCCGGAAATCAAACCACTACCACAACTAAACTTGGGTCGCTACTGTACAAAACATCTTGATATCTACAGAAAATATGTTGCTTAGTTTGAAATTAAAAGACATTGAATCAATCTCAATCAATACTCAAAACTTGATCTGTATTAATCACACAATATTTTGTGGCATAAAAAATGATTTAGGAATTGCTTTCAAGTGACCTGAGTCTTGGTAATGTTTAAGTAAACTAAATACTAATTTAAGACTATGCATTTTAAAGTGCAGCATCATTTGAAATATGGATATCCCTTCACCTCCCTGTACTTCAGTATATATTTTGGCACTGCAATAAATACTTCCATAAACAACCCATACATTAAACACATTCATTACAGTCTTTAGAGTTCAAATAATTTTAGTGTCCTGACAATCTGAGGCCATTTCATGACCAATCCAGACCGAACACCCAAAGTTTCTcacgcatcacttcctccccaggaggagagaggccttGATGACTTTGGGAACGTGGCGCACGGTGAGGGACACCCTGGTGCCTCGCGTCAGCGTGGCCCCGGGCAGGGACCCGTCGACGGGGAGGTTGGCCACCCTGTCAGTGAGGACGTCCCGGGCGGAGGGCTGGATGCCATGCAGGAAGTGCTGGTACATGTTCtcctggaggatgaggagactgCGAGGCCTGAccagcagagacaggaagtagcgGCTCTGCTCAGTCTGGGGGGTATCCACCTGGCAAAACAGAGATTCCACATCAGTGTCCTCATCTATGTCTAATTCACTTCAAGGATACCGAAGGAAATTAGAGTGTATTCGGGTTCCATGTTAGCTAGACCAGCAGTTGTACAGGACAGTGCATGTGTATATATACCTAAACGTTCTAAACTGCGTGGATAAACAGTATTTAAGTCAGGAGATATTCAAAGTAACTCAGAGACAGTTTTTGGGAAGCTAAAGATTTGAAAAGatgggttggttgaggggcagttctatgggcatatgtaaagccctctgtgacatgcatgcgtgtaaaaagggctatacaaatacatttttatttgaaaagcTAAAGAGACATCTCactagtcatttagtcatttagcagacgctcttatccagagcgacttacagtaagtacagggacattctccccgaggcaagtagggtaacgtcatttttcacagccggggaatcgaaccagcaaccttcggattactagcccaattccctagcCGCTCAGCCATTGACTCCATACTAGCGATGGGAATCATGAAAGTGGGTTAACATTTACCTCCTGGGTGCTGACAGGTCTGTAGAAGTCCAGCAGGGTATGTGATCCCAGACTGATAGTGGTCACTGTTGGGTGGTAGAGGGGCCCATCTACATGAGGCTTTaatagaggagtgtgtgtgtgtgtgagagagagagagagagagagagagagagagagagacagagagacagagagacagagagagagagacagagagagagagagagagagagagagagagagagagacagagagacagagagacagagagacagagagacagagagagagagagagagagagtgtgggagagtgagagagaagaaaggtaaGGTAAttatgaaacacacagacaaacagggtTGCAGCTCTTTGAATATAAAACGTAACATTTTCATATTGGTGACAGAATAGTAAGGAGTCAATAGTACCATTATTCCCTCGCCTGGTTTGTATTCATTGACCAGTACGTGATTGGCGGATTTCCCCGAGAATGCGCCGAGAGACGAGATTCTGTCGCAGTATGACAGCAGCCAATCAGGAAGCGTTTCAGAAAGCATTCCTTTCAGATGAGGCTTTCCACCTGTATCACCAGGAATCATTAATACCAGTCATTCTAGTCCTTACTCTGTTCCACATTAATTCATATACTTTACCACACGTAAACACAACAGCAGAGTTCACGCATACCCCAGTTTTGAAGTCTTCTACCAGAAAGCTGGGTCCACTTAGTTTTTGGTGCCTTATATACCTAAAGCAGAAATTGATTGTTAAATGGACAGacacaataaataaaaacaagtaCTCGTTACTTTCGAT is from Osmerus eperlanus chromosome 27, fOsmEpe2.1, whole genome shotgun sequence and encodes:
- the capns1a gene encoding calpain small subunit 1a → MFLAKRLIGGILDVVSNIDPGQFVPTDPPPPRRPLAYAEHNESDEEGQFRKVFKQLAGDDMEVSAPELMNILNRIISKHGDLKTDGFSIESCRSMVAVMDSDSTGKLGFHEFKHLWNNIKKWQGVYKAHDADHSGVIGADELPAAFKAAGFPLNDQLFQMIIRRYSGEDGNMDFDNYIGCLVRLDAMCCAFKTLDKDNNGTIKVNVQEWLQLTMYS
- the alkbh6 gene encoding alpha-ketoglutarate-dependent dioxygenase alkB homolog 6 isoform X2 — translated: MLSETLPDWLLSYCDRISSLGAFSGKSANHVLVNEYKPGEGIMPHVDGPLYHPTVTTISLGSHTLLDFYRPVSTQEVDTPQTEQSRYFLSLLVRPRSLLILQENMYQHFLHGIQPSARDVLTDRVANLPVDGSLPGATLTRGTRVSLTVRHVPKVIKASLLLGRK
- the alkbh6 gene encoding alpha-ketoglutarate-dependent dioxygenase alkB homolog 6 isoform X1, coding for MEQPCNLLDELKRHVVKDAPPTVYYIPDFITEDEEAYLLQQVYKAPKTKWTQLSGRRLQNWGGKPHLKGMLSETLPDWLLSYCDRISSLGAFSGKSANHVLVNEYKPGEGIMPHVDGPLYHPTVTTISLGSHTLLDFYRPVSTQEVDTPQTEQSRYFLSLLVRPRSLLILQENMYQHFLHGIQPSARDVLTDRVANLPVDGSLPGATLTRGTRVSLTVRHVPKVIKASLLLGRK